One genomic segment of Novisyntrophococcus fermenticellae includes these proteins:
- a CDS encoding glycoside hydrolase family 127 protein yields MMIEKSVSSIELSSIVIDDKFWGNYMELIRNHVIPYQWEALNDRIDGAEKSYCMQNFRRAAGLEEGKFNGCVFQDSDLYKWLEAVAYSLEMHPDGKLEELADGAIDLMEKAQQPDGYLDTLYIIGGLDKKFTNLMDNHELYCMGHMIEAAVAYYNATEKDKLLNIAKRFVQCGMDNIGREEGKIKGYPGHEVLELALVKLYDVTKDGRYIDFAEYLIDQRGKTPLYFKEEIKKNGNNFVWKDSYTQFQYYQAGIPVREQKAAEGHAVRAVYLYAGMADVAAKTNDETLLAACEELWENIVKKQMYVTGGIGSTEYGEAFTFDYDLPNDTIYAETCASIGLIFFAKRMFEITKDARYVHVMERALYNGVISGMSLDGKRFFYVNPLEVDPEACEKDHNKKHVKPERQKWFGCACCPPNVARLLSSIGNYAYEQDCNRLYINLFIGGHIKTELEGSPVDLKVKTEYPWNGQVRITHNLSSSYELAIRIPDWCDDYSLTIGGKDVKYELEKGYAVIRKDFSAGECIVLDMSLPTKLIAANPRVREDIGKIAVQRGPVVYCLEQVDNGPLLQSLYLDSKAEFEVKFEKDLLGGLMF; encoded by the coding sequence ATGATGATAGAAAAATCAGTAAGTTCCATTGAATTATCGAGTATTGTTATAGATGACAAGTTTTGGGGTAACTACATGGAACTGATACGGAATCACGTAATTCCGTATCAGTGGGAAGCACTGAATGACCGGATTGACGGAGCGGAAAAAAGCTATTGCATGCAAAACTTCAGACGTGCTGCCGGGCTGGAAGAAGGTAAATTCAATGGTTGTGTATTTCAGGATAGTGATTTATATAAATGGCTTGAGGCAGTAGCATATTCTTTAGAAATGCATCCGGACGGAAAGTTGGAAGAACTGGCGGACGGTGCAATCGACCTGATGGAGAAGGCACAGCAGCCGGATGGTTATCTGGACACGCTCTATATTATCGGTGGACTTGATAAAAAATTCACTAATTTGATGGATAACCATGAATTATATTGCATGGGACATATGATTGAAGCAGCGGTAGCATACTATAATGCTACGGAGAAGGATAAGCTTTTAAACATTGCAAAGCGGTTTGTCCAGTGTGGGATGGATAACATTGGTCGTGAAGAAGGGAAAATCAAAGGTTATCCGGGACATGAAGTTCTTGAGCTGGCATTAGTTAAACTATATGACGTAACAAAGGATGGCAGATATATAGACTTTGCTGAATATCTTATTGATCAACGTGGAAAAACCCCTTTGTATTTTAAAGAAGAAATAAAGAAAAATGGAAATAACTTTGTCTGGAAGGACAGCTATACACAGTTTCAGTATTATCAGGCCGGAATTCCTGTTCGGGAGCAAAAGGCGGCAGAAGGGCATGCGGTCAGAGCTGTTTATCTTTACGCAGGTATGGCAGATGTTGCCGCAAAAACCAATGATGAAACATTGTTAGCTGCTTGTGAAGAGTTGTGGGAAAATATAGTCAAAAAACAGATGTATGTGACGGGTGGTATTGGGTCTACCGAATATGGAGAGGCTTTTACCTTTGATTATGATTTACCAAATGACACGATTTATGCAGAGACATGTGCTTCAATCGGACTGATTTTCTTTGCAAAAAGAATGTTTGAAATAACGAAAGACGCCAGGTACGTTCATGTAATGGAAAGAGCACTTTACAATGGAGTAATCAGCGGAATGTCTCTTGATGGAAAGCGCTTCTTTTATGTGAATCCTCTCGAGGTTGATCCTGAGGCATGCGAAAAGGATCATAACAAGAAACATGTTAAGCCTGAACGTCAAAAATGGTTTGGCTGTGCCTGCTGCCCCCCAAATGTGGCCAGGCTGTTATCATCTATTGGTAATTATGCCTATGAGCAAGACTGTAACAGACTGTATATAAACCTGTTTATAGGTGGTCATATTAAGACAGAATTGGAAGGTAGTCCTGTCGATTTAAAGGTGAAGACAGAATATCCATGGAATGGACAAGTAAGAATCACGCATAATCTGTCATCCAGCTATGAACTGGCAATCAGAATTCCAGACTGGTGTGACGATTACAGCTTAACAATCGGGGGGAAAGATGTAAAATATGAACTAGAGAAGGGCTATGCAGTAATCAGGAAGGATTTTTCTGCGGGTGAATGCATTGTTCTTGACATGTCATTACCAACAAAGTTAATTGCTGCAAATCCACGTGTACGCGAGGATATTGGCAAGATAGCTGTACAACGGGGACCTGTTGTGTATTGCCTTGAGCAGGTCGATAATGGTCCCTTACTTCAAAGTCTTTATCTTGATTCTAAGGCAGAATTTGAGGTTAAATTTGAAAAGGATTTACTGGGGGGGTTAATGTTCTGA
- a CDS encoding substrate-binding domain-containing protein, which yields MITIKHDAERVKGSTIGLILINSMYNLEYYIEQALKPHGYRLLITYSDGEPKSERNCMETLISAKVDGMICFFSNYENQDLIDGCLQNNIRILQLFGQQYDCLPTVIINDETMTYELTHYLIECGHRHILFPEHRHTIYKHAKHINGSFFGYKKALNEIGKTITQKEYYCLPLNKDTKPTLRRIIREKNPTAFVATNDEITIATLEVLNEFNIEVGNAISLVAYDDSAWCEYLGITAYQHDFKSIGQYCGRKIIQLIQNQGKNQMFLKKFSSPLIKRTSVRSII from the coding sequence ATGATTACTATAAAACACGATGCAGAAAGAGTAAAGGGCAGTACTATAGGGCTTATCCTTATCAATAGTATGTACAATTTGGAATATTATATCGAACAGGCTCTCAAACCACATGGTTATCGACTGCTTATTACTTACAGTGACGGAGAACCCAAAAGTGAACGTAATTGCATGGAAACATTAATTTCCGCAAAGGTTGATGGTATGATCTGTTTTTTCTCAAATTATGAAAACCAGGATTTAATTGACGGATGCCTGCAGAATAACATAAGAATACTGCAGTTATTTGGGCAGCAATATGATTGTCTGCCCACCGTAATTATTAATGACGAAACAATGACCTATGAATTGACGCATTATCTGATTGAATGCGGACATCGTCATATACTTTTTCCGGAACATCGTCACACGATTTACAAACATGCCAAGCACATTAATGGATCTTTTTTCGGATATAAAAAGGCTTTAAATGAAATTGGCAAGACGATTACACAGAAAGAATATTACTGCCTGCCTCTTAACAAAGATACTAAGCCCACGCTTCGCCGTATCATCCGGGAAAAAAATCCCACAGCTTTTGTAGCTACTAACGATGAAATAACGATAGCTACACTTGAGGTATTGAATGAATTTAATATAGAAGTAGGGAATGCTATCAGCCTTGTTGCTTATGATGATAGCGCATGGTGCGAATATCTGGGAATAACTGCTTATCAACATGATTTTAAAAGTATTGGACAGTATTGCGGCAGAAAAATTATTCAGCTAATTCAGAATCAGGGGAAAAATCAGATGTTTTTAAAAAAGTTTTCTTCACCGTTGATAAAAAGAACCTCTGTACGCAGCATTATCTAA
- a CDS encoding ammonium transporter: MDTGDTTFILISSALVLFMTPGLALFYGGLERRKNVLNTMMSSFFIMGVASVLWVLVGYSLSFSGNTLGIIGDLKLFCLNGISEDAASAYAPTIPQFAFVAFQMMFAIITPALITGAVAGRMNFKALFAFIILWSLIVYYPLAHMVWGAGGLMGSVLGAVDFAGGNVVHISSGVSGLVLCVMLGKRQGYDRLSYRIHNIPFVLLGASILWFGWFGFNAGSALSAGSLAAHAFMTTNTSAAAGMLSWMVMDMMKQGKPTVVGACTGAVLGLVAITPGAGFVPVWSAFIIGGVVSPLSYFTVSVIKKRIGFDDALDAFGCHGIGGIWGGIATGLFAKSSINPAAKWDGLVFGDYHLFVVQLISIVITIAVAIAGTWICSAIVKLFIPLRVSEKEEKRGMDISQHGEDAYPAFTGLD, from the coding sequence ATGGATACAGGGGACACAACCTTTATTCTCATTTCATCAGCACTGGTATTGTTTATGACTCCGGGTCTTGCTCTGTTTTATGGAGGCCTTGAAAGAAGAAAAAATGTATTAAACACGATGATGTCTTCTTTCTTTATCATGGGAGTGGCATCTGTTTTATGGGTGCTGGTAGGATATTCATTGAGTTTTTCAGGAAATACGCTGGGAATCATCGGGGATTTAAAATTGTTTTGTTTAAACGGAATATCAGAGGATGCAGCGAGTGCCTATGCTCCGACAATTCCTCAATTTGCTTTCGTTGCTTTTCAGATGATGTTTGCAATTATAACTCCTGCACTGATTACCGGAGCCGTAGCAGGCCGGATGAATTTTAAGGCACTGTTTGCTTTTATCATTCTTTGGTCTCTGATTGTTTATTACCCGTTGGCTCATATGGTCTGGGGCGCCGGTGGCCTTATGGGTTCCGTACTCGGTGCAGTTGATTTTGCCGGTGGAAATGTTGTACACATCAGTTCGGGTGTCAGCGGTCTTGTACTCTGTGTGATGCTAGGAAAACGGCAGGGATATGACAGACTTTCCTATCGGATACATAACATACCATTTGTTCTTCTGGGAGCCTCCATCCTCTGGTTTGGCTGGTTTGGATTTAACGCGGGAAGTGCCTTATCTGCAGGTAGCCTTGCTGCTCATGCCTTTATGACAACCAATACATCGGCAGCCGCCGGAATGCTTTCCTGGATGGTGATGGATATGATGAAACAGGGAAAGCCCACGGTAGTAGGTGCCTGTACAGGTGCCGTATTAGGTTTAGTAGCAATTACACCGGGAGCTGGTTTCGTCCCGGTATGGTCGGCCTTTATTATCGGTGGGGTTGTCAGCCCGTTATCCTATTTTACTGTATCTGTAATTAAAAAACGCATTGGTTTTGATGATGCACTGGATGCTTTTGGATGTCATGGCATTGGTGGAATCTGGGGCGGAATTGCAACCGGTTTGTTTGCAAAATCTTCCATTAATCCAGCGGCAAAATGGGATGGTCTTGTATTTGGTGATTATCATTTATTTGTTGTACAGTTGATTAGCATTGTAATTACAATTGCAGTAGCCATCGCCGGGACATGGATCTGCTCGGCGATTGTCAAATTGTTTATCCCCCTTCGGGTCTCAGAAAAGGAAGAAAAACGCGGTATGGACATCAGCCAGCATGGAGAGGATGCTTATCCGGCATTTACCGGACTTGACTGA
- a CDS encoding P-II family nitrogen regulator — protein MIKIDAIVNEEIYEDLKEALNDINVHGITVSQVMGCGMQKGYSSVVRGTKVDINMLPKIKFEIVVSTEEWMEKVVNIICEIAHTGNPGDGKIFIHELKDAIRIRTGQRGNEAIY, from the coding sequence ATGATTAAGATTGATGCAATTGTAAATGAAGAAATATACGAGGATTTGAAAGAGGCGCTAAATGATATAAACGTGCATGGAATTACCGTATCGCAAGTAATGGGGTGCGGTATGCAAAAAGGTTACTCCAGTGTTGTCAGAGGTACAAAAGTGGATATTAATATGCTGCCGAAAATTAAGTTTGAGATTGTCGTATCCACAGAGGAATGGATGGAAAAAGTTGTGAATATTATCTGCGAAATTGCCCATACAGGGAATCCGGGAGACGGAAAAATATTCATCCATGAGCTGAAAGACGCCATTCGTATAAGGACGGGGCAGAGGGGAAATGAAGCCATTTATTAG
- a CDS encoding Y-family DNA polymerase — MPREEHVYIAIDLKSFYASVECRERKLDPITTNLVVADASRTEKTICLAVSPSLKSYGIPGRPRLFEVVQKVKEANIERKRKAPGQAFTGSSCIAPELKASPELSISYITAPPRMALYMEYSMKIYDIYLKYIAPEDIHVYSIDEVFMDVTHYLNTYHMTAHALAVKIIQDVLDSVGITSTAGIGTNLYLCKVALDIVSKHVTPDKDGVHIAELDEMSYRRLLWTHRPLTDFWRVGRGYAKKLEGNGMFTMGDVARCSIGKSTDYYNEDLLYRLFGVNAELLIDHAWGWEPCTIADIKSYKPETNSVGSGQVLQYPYDFEKTKLIVREMTELLVLDLVDRKLVTDQMVLTIGYDIENLTNPQISKAYKGEVTIDRYGRRIPKHAHGTANLERQTSSTMLIMDAVMKLYDRIVDKTLLVRRVNITANHVVDEGYVVQEESFEQLDLFTDYSALQKQREQEKAALQREKKMQHAMLDIKKKFGKNAILKGTNLEEGATTVKRNEQIGGHKA; from the coding sequence ATGCCACGGGAAGAACACGTATACATTGCGATTGATTTGAAATCCTTTTATGCATCCGTGGAGTGCAGGGAACGCAAACTTGATCCTATAACTACCAATCTTGTGGTTGCGGATGCCAGCCGTACAGAGAAAACAATCTGTCTTGCAGTATCCCCATCCTTAAAATCTTATGGGATTCCGGGAAGACCGAGATTATTTGAAGTGGTTCAAAAGGTAAAAGAAGCAAATATTGAGAGAAAAAGAAAAGCCCCAGGACAGGCATTTACCGGTTCTTCCTGTATTGCTCCAGAACTGAAAGCATCTCCGGAGCTGTCGATTTCATACATCACTGCACCTCCAAGGATGGCACTTTACATGGAATATAGCATGAAGATTTATGATATTTATCTGAAATATATTGCCCCGGAGGATATTCATGTTTACTCTATTGACGAGGTATTCATGGACGTTACCCATTATCTGAACACCTACCACATGACTGCCCATGCGTTAGCCGTGAAGATTATACAGGATGTATTAGATAGCGTTGGAATTACGTCAACAGCCGGAATTGGAACGAACCTGTATCTTTGTAAAGTTGCTTTGGATATTGTGTCAAAACATGTTACGCCGGATAAGGATGGTGTACACATTGCCGAGCTGGATGAGATGTCATACCGCCGTTTACTGTGGACCCACAGACCGCTTACAGATTTCTGGAGAGTGGGCAGAGGGTATGCAAAGAAGCTGGAAGGCAATGGCATGTTTACTATGGGTGATGTGGCACGGTGCTCGATCGGAAAATCCACGGATTATTATAATGAAGATCTGCTGTACAGGCTGTTTGGCGTAAATGCTGAGCTGCTGATTGACCATGCATGGGGCTGGGAGCCTTGTACCATAGCGGATATAAAATCATATAAACCAGAGACGAACAGCGTGGGGTCCGGTCAGGTACTGCAGTATCCTTATGATTTTGAAAAGACAAAACTGATTGTACGGGAAATGACAGAGCTTCTTGTGCTTGATCTGGTAGATCGAAAGCTGGTAACAGACCAAATGGTTCTGACTATCGGATATGATATTGAAAATCTGACAAACCCTCAGATAAGCAAAGCCTATAAGGGAGAAGTTACGATCGACCGATATGGGCGCAGGATACCGAAGCACGCGCATGGTACTGCAAACCTTGAAAGACAGACATCCTCTACCATGCTGATTATGGATGCTGTGATGAAGTTATATGACAGAATTGTAGATAAAACCCTTCTGGTCAGAAGGGTTAACATCACAGCAAATCATGTGGTAGATGAAGGTTATGTTGTACAAGAAGAATCCTTTGAGCAGCTGGATTTATTTACGGACTATTCTGCTTTGCAAAAGCAACGTGAGCAGGAAAAGGCAGCGTTGCAGCGCGAAAAGAAGATGCAGCATGCAATGTTGGATATCAAGAAAAAGTTTGGAAAGAATGCAATTCTTAAGGGTACCAACCTTGAAGAAGGAGCAACGACCGTAAAAAGAAATGAACAGATTGGAGGGCACAAGGCGTGA
- a CDS encoding pyridoxamine 5'-phosphate oxidase family protein yields the protein MESVCQFLKEAQTYYLATMDGDQPRVRPFGTAHIFEEKLYIQTGKIKEVSKQILSNPKVEICAFKNGEWLRVAGTLVEDDRLAARQSMLDAYPSLQNMYSADDGNTQVFYFKNATATFSSFTHEPEVVKF from the coding sequence ATGGAAAGCGTATGTCAGTTTTTAAAAGAAGCACAGACCTATTATCTGGCAACAATGGATGGTGATCAGCCGAGAGTAAGACCCTTTGGTACCGCTCATATCTTTGAGGAAAAACTATACATCCAGACAGGAAAGATTAAGGAAGTTTCAAAGCAGATCTTATCGAATCCGAAAGTGGAAATCTGCGCATTTAAGAATGGAGAATGGCTTCGTGTAGCAGGAACATTGGTAGAGGATGACAGGCTTGCAGCGAGGCAGTCTATGTTGGATGCATACCCATCCCTGCAGAATATGTATTCCGCAGATGATGGGAATACGCAGGTGTTTTATTTTAAGAATGCCACTGCTACTTTCAGTTCATTTACCCATGAGCCGGAGGTCGTGAAGTTTTAG